A single window of Modestobacter italicus DNA harbors:
- a CDS encoding TIGR00300 family protein, giving the protein MSSAPHSAVVTLTGHLMDTGILARVLDDVLEYGGDYRIDSLELGRQHGDESRALVEVSAGDTELLDRILMRVQVHGANAVDPGTATTRPAPADGVFPEDFYSTTNLETLVRLDRDWLRVEHPEMDCGLVVSDGSVVRTVPVSDVRAGDAVVCGAHGVRVELPPQAPRGEEDDFGFMSSTVSSEKPQALLVRQIAERMREVKAAGRRVLWVGGPAVVHTGAAPAMVRLVEAGYVDVLFAGNALATHDIESALFGTSLGVDLAKGSGVPHGHEHHIRAINTVRAAGSIAAAVDSGVLTGGVMHALVRAGKPFVLVGSVRDDGPLPDVITDVIDGQRAMRAELHDVGFAIMVATMLHSIATGNLLPASIPLVCVDINPATVTKLADRGSAQAMGIVTDIGLFLEQLARELAP; this is encoded by the coding sequence ATGAGCTCTGCGCCACACTCCGCCGTCGTCACGCTGACCGGTCACCTGATGGACACCGGCATCCTGGCCCGGGTGCTGGACGACGTCCTGGAGTACGGCGGGGACTACCGGATCGACAGCCTGGAGCTCGGCCGCCAGCACGGGGACGAGTCGCGGGCGCTGGTCGAGGTCAGCGCCGGGGACACCGAGCTGCTGGACCGGATCCTGATGCGCGTCCAGGTGCACGGCGCGAACGCCGTCGATCCCGGGACGGCGACCACCCGGCCCGCGCCCGCCGACGGCGTGTTCCCCGAGGACTTCTACTCGACCACCAACCTGGAGACCCTGGTCCGGCTGGACCGGGACTGGCTGCGGGTCGAGCACCCGGAGATGGACTGCGGTCTGGTGGTGTCCGACGGGTCGGTCGTCCGCACTGTCCCGGTCAGCGACGTGCGGGCCGGCGACGCGGTGGTCTGCGGCGCCCACGGAGTCCGGGTGGAGCTGCCGCCGCAGGCACCGCGCGGCGAGGAGGACGACTTCGGCTTCATGTCCTCGACCGTGAGCAGCGAGAAGCCGCAGGCGCTGCTGGTCCGGCAGATCGCCGAGCGGATGCGCGAGGTCAAGGCCGCGGGCCGGCGGGTGCTGTGGGTCGGCGGCCCGGCGGTGGTGCACACCGGCGCGGCGCCGGCGATGGTCCGGCTGGTGGAGGCCGGCTACGTCGACGTCCTGTTCGCCGGGAACGCGCTGGCCACCCACGACATCGAGTCCGCCCTGTTCGGCACGTCGCTGGGCGTGGACCTGGCCAAGGGCTCCGGGGTGCCGCACGGCCACGAGCACCACATCCGGGCGATCAACACCGTCCGGGCGGCCGGGTCGATCGCCGCGGCGGTGGACTCCGGCGTCCTCACCGGCGGGGTGATGCACGCGCTGGTGCGGGCGGGCAAGCCGTTCGTGCTGGTCGGCTCGGTGCGCGACGACGGCCCGCTGCCCGACGTGATCACCGACGTCATCGACGGCCAGCGGGCGATGCGCGCCGAGCTGCACGACGTCGGCTTCGCGATCATGGTCGCCACGATGCTGCACTCCATCGCCACCGGGAACCTGCTGCCGGCGTCGATCCCGCTGGTCTGCGTGGACATCAACCCGGCCACGGTCACCAAGCTCGCCGACCGCGGCAGCGCCCAGGCGATGGGCATCGTCACCGACATCGGGCTGTTCCTCGAGCAGCTCGCCCGCGAGCTGGCTCCCTAG
- a CDS encoding SRPBCC family protein produces the protein MADQSTQSIVVDAPAAAVMAVIADFPAYPTWVSAAKQVEVLETGPDGRARRVHFVLDAGAVKDDYELDYTWDGDRRVDWTLVRGQMQKKQDGSYVLTESAGATTVTYTIAIDLTIPMLGLIKRKAEKVILDTALKELKKRVEA, from the coding sequence ATGGCCGACCAGTCCACCCAGTCGATCGTCGTCGACGCGCCCGCGGCCGCGGTCATGGCCGTCATCGCCGACTTCCCCGCCTACCCCACCTGGGTCTCGGCGGCCAAGCAGGTCGAGGTGCTCGAGACCGGACCCGACGGGCGGGCCCGCCGGGTGCACTTCGTGCTCGACGCCGGCGCGGTCAAGGACGACTACGAGCTGGACTACACCTGGGACGGCGACCGCCGCGTCGACTGGACGCTGGTCCGCGGCCAGATGCAGAAGAAGCAGGACGGCTCCTACGTGCTCACCGAGTCCGCCGGCGCCACCACGGTCACCTACACGATCGCCATCGACCTGACGATCCCCATGCTCGGGCTCATCAAGCGCAAGGCGGAGAAGGTCATCCTCGACACCGCGCTCAAGGAGCTCAAGAAGCGCGTCGAGGCCTGA
- a CDS encoding ArsA family ATPase, producing the protein MQILLVTGPGGAGSSTVAAATALRLAADGARCVLLTPHPPRVDLGDAVRVDVVGAQPALEQLWARHAADLAGVVPVLTVPPATSVVPVPGVAEFALLAALAGHARSGDVDVVVLDAGPAPAATALLALPGALRWWLAQAAPTRLRVLATLRAAATPGRPGVAAGLLAGAAGVEELLDAAPLTDPAATAVHLVVPPAADAAATVQETATVLGVLGQRIASVTVSRVLPAGTGEWWAQRAAVQEESVRRVRELTGPVREVAERALAPTSVPDLRQLDAAVPDVVVPPVTPPAPRRTGAGWALDVPLPFVRRGQVELTRWDDDLVVTAAGVRRSLPLDALLRRCTVAGGALTDPGTAAATLEVQFTPDPAQWPAGLLDAQESRR; encoded by the coding sequence GTGCAGATCCTCCTCGTCACCGGGCCCGGCGGCGCCGGCAGCTCGACGGTGGCCGCCGCCACGGCGCTGCGGCTCGCCGCCGACGGCGCCCGCTGCGTGCTGCTCACCCCGCACCCGCCGCGCGTCGACCTCGGCGACGCCGTGCGGGTGGACGTCGTCGGTGCCCAGCCGGCGCTCGAGCAGCTCTGGGCCCGGCACGCAGCCGACCTGGCCGGGGTGGTGCCGGTGCTGACCGTGCCGCCGGCGACCTCCGTCGTCCCGGTTCCCGGGGTGGCGGAGTTCGCACTGCTGGCCGCGCTGGCCGGGCACGCCCGCAGCGGGGACGTCGACGTCGTGGTGCTGGACGCCGGCCCCGCGCCGGCCGCCACCGCCCTGCTCGCGCTGCCCGGTGCGCTGCGCTGGTGGCTCGCGCAGGCCGCGCCCACCCGGCTGCGGGTGCTCGCGACGCTGCGCGCCGCCGCCACGCCGGGCCGCCCGGGGGTGGCCGCCGGGCTGCTCGCCGGTGCCGCCGGCGTGGAGGAGCTGCTGGACGCCGCGCCGCTCACCGACCCGGCCGCGACCGCCGTCCACCTCGTCGTCCCGCCCGCCGCGGACGCCGCGGCGACCGTGCAGGAGACCGCCACCGTGCTGGGCGTCCTCGGCCAGCGGATCGCCTCGGTCACCGTCTCCCGGGTGCTCCCGGCCGGGACGGGGGAGTGGTGGGCGCAGCGCGCGGCCGTGCAGGAGGAGTCGGTGCGCCGGGTCCGGGAGCTCACCGGCCCGGTGCGCGAGGTGGCCGAGCGGGCCCTGGCGCCGACGTCGGTGCCCGACCTGCGCCAGCTGGACGCCGCCGTCCCCGACGTCGTCGTCCCGCCGGTGACCCCGCCGGCCCCGCGGCGGACCGGCGCCGGGTGGGCGCTCGACGTCCCGCTGCCCTTCGTCCGCCGCGGCCAGGTCGAGCTCACCCGCTGGGACGACGACCTGGTGGTCACCGCCGCCGGGGTGCGCCGCTCGCTGCCGCTGGACGCGCTGCTCCGCCGCTGCACCGTCGCCGGGGGCGCGCTGACCGACCCCGGCACGGCCGCCGCGACGCTCGAGGTGCAGTTCACCCCCGACCCGGCCCAGTGGCCGGCCGGCCTGCTCGACGCCCAGGAGAGCCGACGATGA
- a CDS encoding ROK family protein, with translation MTATPPAPDVAQLPAIGIDIGGTKVAGGVVAPDGTITDTARRATPGKSVSATEDAIAAVVDELAERHDGPLVGVGVGAAGWFDRTGDTVLFSPHLAWRNQSLRKDLADRLQRPLWVGNDADAAAWAEYRYGAARGSSLMLMITLGTGIGGGIVIDGRLQRGAHGVAGEWGHMRVVPDGRLCACGNRGCWEQYASGNALGHTAREVAQSSPAAAADLLDRVGGDAARITGEVVAQAAADGDPLAVELLCEVGTWLGQGIADMAAILDPDVVVIGGGVSVLGETILAPARDRLERALPGRGFRPGPRVVVAELGAQAGLVGAADLARQAVCDGVG, from the coding sequence GTGACCGCCACCCCGCCCGCCCCGGACGTCGCCCAGCTGCCCGCCATCGGCATCGACATCGGCGGCACCAAGGTCGCCGGCGGCGTCGTCGCCCCGGACGGCACCATCACCGACACCGCCCGCCGGGCCACCCCCGGGAAGTCGGTCAGCGCCACCGAGGACGCCATCGCCGCGGTCGTCGACGAGCTGGCCGAGCGGCACGACGGGCCGCTGGTCGGCGTCGGCGTCGGCGCGGCCGGCTGGTTCGACCGCACCGGCGACACCGTGCTGTTCAGCCCGCACCTGGCCTGGCGGAACCAGTCGCTGCGCAAGGACCTCGCCGACCGGCTGCAGCGCCCGCTCTGGGTGGGCAACGACGCCGACGCCGCCGCCTGGGCGGAGTACCGCTACGGCGCCGCCCGGGGCAGCAGCCTGATGCTGATGATCACGCTGGGCACCGGGATCGGTGGCGGCATCGTCATCGACGGCCGGCTGCAGCGCGGTGCGCACGGCGTCGCGGGCGAGTGGGGCCACATGCGCGTGGTCCCCGACGGCCGGCTCTGCGCCTGCGGGAACCGCGGCTGCTGGGAGCAGTACGCCAGCGGCAACGCCCTCGGGCACACCGCCCGCGAGGTCGCCCAGAGCTCGCCGGCGGCCGCGGCCGACCTGCTGGACCGGGTGGGCGGGGACGCCGCCCGGATCACCGGCGAGGTGGTCGCCCAGGCGGCGGCCGACGGCGACCCGCTGGCCGTCGAGCTGCTCTGCGAGGTCGGCACCTGGCTGGGTCAGGGCATCGCGGACATGGCGGCGATCCTGGACCCCGACGTCGTGGTCATCGGTGGCGGCGTGAGCGTGCTGGGCGAGACGATCCTGGCGCCGGCGCGCGACCGGCTCGAGCGGGCGCTGCCCGGCCGCGGGTTCCGCCCCGGCCCGCGGGTGGTCGTCGCCGAGCTGGGCGCCCAGGCCGGGCTGGTCGGCGCGGCCGACCTCGCCCGCCAGGCCGTCTGCGACGGCGTGGGCTAG